The following coding sequences lie in one Listeria ivanovii subsp. londoniensis genomic window:
- a CDS encoding YlcI/YnfO family protein has protein sequence MSNFKIKPNRKETENKTIRFPAPLIEKIEEVIVENDATFSSFVIQACEYALENMERDQEK, from the coding sequence TTGAGTAATTTCAAAATTAAACCTAACCGAAAAGAAACAGAAAACAAGACGATTAGATTCCCTGCACCACTTATAGAAAAAATTGAAGAAGTAATTGTAGAAAATGATGCAACATTTTCGAGTTTTGTTATTCAAGCATGCGAATACGCTTTGGAAAACATGGAAAGAGATCAAGAAAAGTAA
- a CDS encoding class I SAM-dependent DNA methyltransferase: MGTFAESRLKFRNENLSKRFLQRSLVTEDGSFKDNIEIKDIHGKPNEQFYKWEFVYGLIDSGLYKRDLIGTEIYFPKGNKNSQPIKIDAVIFDDNDWLALYQEYRMNKNQDALNKLRKKAVVMIEFKRENDKTIDQVFNSQIKATIKESDSSFVMGVYYNEGRLYLFKKDQMGVITRYDNSKNFLNSQRILEQYQLELTDPYYMIPSFAELDKKVNGVDLEKKNLKIEDLDIVDKISDENLRKSLNNILRQLTEDSLFNEEGYMLLIQLLAVKIFDEHESDKYGQVLNFHISPDEEMVGGNISDPEVQTFINRLKIIFTNAKRQYKNILAEEKITWTNTRHVRVAQTIVREFQRYAFTKSARGDLYQLVFYNFATRFKKEENAQFLTPIPIINFLVDMVNPKRSDTICDPCCGIADFLSVSYANSDLRLNDNNLYGLDNDYNMTVLAQLNMLLNGDGNANIFYAEDKGSIDHKLTTSGDITALNPDYNLSGNWDNRPDGAELMKYDVILTNPPFGKGRNLDFKKYDDLRVAKFYETYDKYIETNPKDGLDLGVVFLENAVRSIKHGGRFGIVLSNSIASNKSFEFAREWLLNQIRIVALVDLPANIFAETGVNTTIIFGYKPTNIGRNTIEHLKNDDYSVFVREVKNVGYTKRTASRNVIFENDYKLNPQTFETIIDTETGENVLNEDFTKIIDEFREWCMLQEDELRDCFLD; encoded by the coding sequence ATGGGAACTTTTGCAGAATCACGATTAAAATTTAGAAATGAAAATTTATCAAAGCGTTTTCTTCAACGTTCTTTAGTAACAGAAGATGGAAGCTTTAAAGATAATATTGAGATTAAAGATATTCACGGTAAACCAAATGAACAATTTTACAAATGGGAGTTTGTATATGGCTTGATTGATTCAGGGTTGTATAAAAGAGATTTAATTGGAACGGAAATATATTTCCCTAAAGGAAATAAAAATTCACAACCTATAAAAATTGATGCTGTAATCTTTGACGATAATGATTGGCTTGCTTTATATCAAGAATACAGAATGAATAAAAATCAAGATGCTTTAAATAAATTACGTAAAAAAGCAGTTGTAATGATTGAATTTAAAAGAGAAAATGATAAAACAATTGACCAAGTATTTAATTCTCAAATTAAAGCAACAATTAAAGAATCAGATTCTTCTTTTGTGATGGGAGTTTACTACAATGAAGGTAGACTATATCTTTTTAAGAAAGACCAAATGGGGGTTATTACAAGATATGACAATAGTAAGAATTTTCTCAATAGCCAACGTATTTTAGAACAATATCAGTTAGAATTAACTGATCCATATTATATGATACCAAGTTTTGCTGAACTGGATAAAAAAGTAAACGGAGTTGATCTTGAAAAGAAAAATTTAAAGATAGAAGATCTCGATATTGTTGATAAAATCTCTGATGAAAATCTAAGAAAATCTTTGAACAATATTTTACGGCAGTTAACAGAAGATAGTTTGTTTAACGAAGAAGGTTATATGCTGTTAATTCAATTGCTTGCTGTAAAGATTTTTGACGAACACGAATCGGATAAATATGGTCAAGTATTAAATTTTCATATTTCACCCGATGAAGAAATGGTAGGAGGTAATATTTCTGATCCCGAAGTTCAAACATTTATTAATAGGTTAAAGATTATTTTTACTAATGCTAAAAGACAGTATAAAAATATTCTAGCTGAAGAGAAGATAACGTGGACGAATACAAGACATGTACGTGTAGCTCAAACTATAGTGAGAGAATTTCAGCGTTATGCATTTACTAAATCTGCCCGTGGTGATTTATATCAATTAGTATTTTATAATTTCGCAACTAGATTTAAAAAAGAAGAAAATGCACAATTTCTAACCCCGATACCAATAATAAATTTTCTAGTAGATATGGTTAATCCTAAACGCAGCGATACAATTTGTGATCCCTGTTGTGGAATTGCGGACTTCTTATCAGTTAGCTATGCGAATTCTGATTTGAGATTAAATGATAATAACTTGTATGGTCTGGACAATGATTATAATATGACAGTTTTAGCGCAACTTAACATGCTTCTGAATGGTGATGGGAATGCCAATATATTCTATGCAGAAGATAAAGGATCAATCGACCATAAATTAACTACTAGTGGAGATATTACAGCTTTGAACCCTGATTATAATCTAAGTGGAAATTGGGATAACAGACCAGATGGAGCAGAGTTGATGAAATATGATGTTATATTAACAAATCCTCCATTTGGCAAGGGCAGAAATCTGGACTTTAAGAAATATGATGATTTACGTGTAGCTAAATTTTATGAGACCTATGATAAATATATAGAAACTAATCCTAAAGATGGACTAGATCTAGGGGTTGTGTTTCTTGAAAATGCTGTGCGTTCAATAAAACATGGTGGACGATTTGGTATAGTTTTGAGTAACAGTATTGCGTCAAATAAAAGCTTTGAGTTTGCGAGGGAATGGCTATTAAATCAAATTCGTATAGTAGCACTCGTTGATTTACCAGCAAATATATTTGCTGAGACGGGGGTAAATACGACAATAATTTTTGGATATAAGCCGACGAATATAGGTAGAAATACCATAGAACATTTAAAAAATGATGATTATTCTGTTTTTGTTAGAGAAGTTAAAAATGTTGGATATACCAAAAGAACCGCAAGCAGAAATGTAATATTTGAAAATGATTATAAATTAAACCCACAAACATTTGAAACTATTATAGATACTGAAACTGGTGAAAATGTTTTAAATGAAGATTTCACTAAAATTATTGATGAATTTCGTGAATGGTGTATGCTACAAGAAGATGAACTGAGAGATTGTTTTCTGGATTGA